GTACTTGGCGAATCAATTTGTCGAGCTGCTTATCGAGTGTTTGAATCTCTTTCTGAACGGCTTTCAGTACACGACGTATTGGCGCGTGTGTCGGTTTTGGCATGCGAGATAAGCGATTCTTTTGCTGTGTTCTGATGGTTAGTAGTTGTGTTCTCAGTGTGATTAAGTCACTGATTTGTTGTAGTTTTTCGGATTTCAACTGCGTTAAAGCAGGTTTAACCGCTTCGCCATAATGAGCGATGATGAAAGCATCGAGCTTGTCGGTCTTGGCAAGTTGCCCGGTGGCTTTAGCAAAGCTGTGAACGTGCCATGCATTGCAGATAACGATGGGTAACCCAGCATTAAACGCGGCACAGGCGAAGGGCAGTTCGAGTCGCCCTGTCGCCTCAATCAGGATA
The genomic region above belongs to Arenicella chitinivorans and contains:
- a CDS encoding IS110 family transposase — encoded protein: MNQTEINVGIDTSKDRLDIAIRPTGDFFSVDNNPHGIKIAIERLALVQPDRILIEATGRLELPFACAAFNAGLPIVICNAWHVHSFAKATGQLAKTDKLDAFIIAHYGEAVKPALTQLKSEKLQQISDLITLRTQLLTIRTQQKNRLSRMPKPTHAPIRRVLKAVQKEIQTLDKQLDKLIRQV